The genomic window CGTGATGGGGGTCGAGAGGCCGACGAAGCTCGCGGTCAGAGCGCCGATGACGGTGGCCCCGACGATGCCGGCTCCGGTGATCAGGTCCTTGACGAGCCCGCCTTCAAGAAGTCTCTCGACCGCGGTCCGTCCCAGCTTGTAACCCCGGAAGAACATGAAGTAGCCGATGCCCCAGATGACCGCGGCCTCGAGGAGGATGTAGATCACCGGGCCGAAGAGGTTGCCGTCCTTGGCCAAGCCGATGCCCAGGGCCAGGAGAATCGGGGTGACCGTGCCCTGACTCAGCGTGTCTCCGATGCCGGCCAGGGGGCCCATCAGGCCAGTCTTGACCGAGTTGATCGCCTCGTCGGTGATCGGCTGGTCGTTGGCCCGTTCCTCTTCCATGGCCGCGGTGATGCCGTGGATCATCGCGCCCACGTTTGGCTCAGTGTTGAAGAAGACCAGGTGTCGCTTGAGAGCGGCGCTGATGTCTTCTTTCGTGGTGTAAAGCTTCTTGATGATCGGGATCATGCTGTGAGCGAACCCCG from Bacillota bacterium includes these protein-coding regions:
- a CDS encoding PTS system mannose/fructose/sorbose family transporter subunit IID, which codes for MTPERKKLGYWDLLKSWVLWSFYSQACYNYERMQASGFAHSMIPIIKKLYTTKEDISAALKRHLVFFNTEPNVGAMIHGITAAMEEERANDQPITDEAINSVKTGLMGPLAGIGDTLSQGTVTPILLALGIGLAKDGNLFGPVIYILLEAAVIWGIGYFMFFRGYKLGRTAVERLLEGGLVKDLITGAGIVGATVIGALTASFVGLSTPITITVGQQVVKLQADFFDKIMPQLLPLALTLGVWWLLNRRKSPIAIMGYLVLVGLVGSLLKVF